A region from the Candidatus Hydrogenedentota bacterium genome encodes:
- a CDS encoding alpha-galactosidase, which yields MPNVRRILTVACLAFAVSFAAFAGETDPEARSLLKAWQDAAFGISAVPPVSFTLDGTPSAALCANWVQAQTEESGETVTTFVRKLSNPEGTLEIRLEGKAYHDYPVIEWTVFLRNTGAKDTGIFEKLRSCDTVLGLFGGDPLTLHQNKGDTCTADSFEPFQTALAPGAEIPVANTGGRPTQTAFPYFNLEGKGRGVIFVVSWAGQWEARFSRAADGAVRLEAGQQEVHFRLHPGEEVRGPMTVMQFYTGDRRRAQNVWRQWMIAHNLPRPGGALPPLPQLAACSSHQYGEMIHADTASQILFVDKYLERGLRLDYWWMDAGWYPCDGQWPKTGTWEVDETRFPGGLRPITDHARRKGVRSIVWFEPERVHKDTWLTENHPEWVHGGRDGGLLKLGEPEVREWLINHVDKLITEQGIDLYRQDFNMDPLDHWRKNDAPDRRGITEIRHVEGYFAYWDELRRRHPNMLIDSCASGGRRNDLETLRRAVPLLRSDYIMEPTGNQCHTWALADWFPFFGTGSSKTGDYEILSTLCPHYIACWDQRDDAIDFPRIRGLVDQWRAYGKDYFGDYYPLTAYSLDPAAWIGWQFHNPETGGGTVQVFRREKAEDAARTLPLSALAAEKKYRCWNTAHPEAATVLTGSALLSPGLEIALDAAPSAAVWRYEVTE from the coding sequence ATGCCGAACGTCCGCCGTATTCTGACTGTTGCCTGTCTTGCCTTTGCGGTGTCCTTCGCCGCGTTTGCCGGGGAGACGGACCCTGAGGCCCGCAGCCTGCTGAAGGCGTGGCAGGACGCCGCCTTTGGGATATCCGCCGTGCCGCCGGTGTCCTTCACACTGGACGGCACCCCCTCGGCGGCGCTGTGCGCCAACTGGGTACAGGCGCAGACGGAGGAGTCCGGCGAAACCGTGACAACCTTCGTGCGGAAGCTGTCCAACCCGGAGGGCACCCTCGAAATCCGCCTGGAAGGGAAAGCCTATCATGACTATCCCGTCATTGAGTGGACCGTGTTCCTGCGGAACACGGGCGCGAAGGACACGGGCATCTTTGAAAAGCTCCGGTCCTGCGACACCGTGCTCGGCCTCTTCGGCGGCGACCCGCTGACGCTCCACCAGAACAAGGGGGACACCTGCACGGCGGACAGTTTTGAGCCGTTCCAGACGGCGCTCGCGCCGGGGGCGGAGATCCCGGTCGCCAACACGGGCGGACGTCCCACACAGACCGCCTTTCCGTACTTCAATCTGGAGGGGAAGGGCCGGGGCGTGATCTTTGTTGTGAGCTGGGCGGGCCAGTGGGAGGCGCGGTTTAGCCGCGCGGCGGACGGCGCGGTCCGGCTGGAGGCGGGCCAGCAGGAGGTCCATTTCCGCCTGCACCCGGGGGAGGAAGTGCGCGGGCCCATGACGGTCATGCAGTTCTACACCGGCGACCGCCGCCGCGCGCAGAACGTCTGGCGGCAATGGATGATCGCGCACAACCTGCCGCGTCCCGGCGGCGCCCTGCCGCCGCTGCCTCAGCTCGCGGCGTGCAGCTCCCACCAGTACGGCGAGATGATCCACGCCGACACGGCCAGCCAGATACTGTTCGTGGACAAGTACCTGGAGCGCGGCCTCCGGCTGGACTACTGGTGGATGGACGCGGGCTGGTATCCCTGCGACGGGCAGTGGCCGAAGACGGGGACCTGGGAGGTGGACGAGACGCGCTTTCCCGGAGGCCTGCGGCCCATCACGGACCACGCCCGCAGGAAGGGGGTGCGGAGCATCGTGTGGTTCGAGCCGGAGCGCGTGCACAAGGACACCTGGCTCACGGAAAACCACCCCGAATGGGTCCACGGTGGCAGGGACGGCGGGCTGCTCAAGCTGGGCGAGCCGGAGGTCCGCGAATGGCTGATCAACCACGTGGACAAACTCATCACGGAGCAGGGGATTGACCTGTACCGCCAGGATTTTAATATGGACCCGCTGGACCACTGGCGGAAGAACGACGCGCCGGACCGCCGGGGCATCACGGAAATCCGCCATGTGGAGGGCTATTTCGCCTACTGGGACGAGCTGCGCCGCCGCCATCCCAACATGCTGATTGACTCCTGCGCCAGCGGCGGGCGGCGCAACGACCTGGAGACCCTGCGCCGGGCCGTGCCGCTCCTGCGGAGCGACTACATCATGGAGCCCACCGGCAACCAGTGCCACACCTGGGCGCTGGCCGACTGGTTCCCCTTCTTCGGCACGGGCTCCTCCAAGACAGGCGACTACGAAATCCTGAGCACCCTGTGTCCGCACTACATCGCCTGCTGGGACCAGCGCGACGACGCGATTGACTTTCCCCGGATCAGGGGGCTGGTGGACCAGTGGCGCGCCTATGGAAAGGACTACTTCGGCGACTACTATCCCCTGACGGCGTACAGCCTCGACCCCGCCGCGTGGATCGGATGGCAGTTCCACAACCCCGAAACCGGCGGGGGCACCGTCCAGGTTTTCCGCCGCGAGAAGGCGGAGGACGCCGCGCGAACGCTGCCGCTGTCCGCCCTCGCCGCCGAAAAGAAATACCGGTGCTGGAACACGGCCCATCCGGAGGCCGCAACGGTTCTGACGGGTTCCGCGCTCCTGTCCCCCGGGCTGGAGATCGCGCTGGACGCCGCGCCGTCGGCCGCCGTCTGGCGGTACGAAGTGACGGAGTGA
- a CDS encoding radical SAM protein: MFLSRTPGRAFRLLFLPGRRRRLRAWLRHRRALRMLALAEEDMRLGRCAARTRPVYLVLDPGPVCNLRCRFCPTGNGEGALVREFLAPETFARLAKNLPLDTLCEANLFNWGEPLLNPHLNGYIRFFADLGIQTVVHANFSARDYDDAWLEALVRSGLHRFVASVDGASQETYGAYRVGGDFDRVLRNLSGLVRARGRLGMTTPQVRYKMILNRVNQHEVETARRLAESAGAEFELQEVFGMPEAFRDEWLSDSARERGGTGLVSAVDAGGHAPVPTECRQMWDTVVVNANGDMHVCCQVHRPGCAVGNLLRDPFEEVWNGEKMRALRGFVLNGGPAPGFENFCASCAFLCHAYRRAQGEPAGPRAT, translated from the coding sequence ATGTTCCTTTCACGCACGCCGGGCAGGGCCTTCCGCCTGCTCTTTCTTCCCGGGCGCCGCCGGCGCCTCCGGGCCTGGCTGCGCCACCGGCGGGCGCTGCGCATGCTGGCGCTGGCGGAGGAGGACATGCGCCTGGGCCGGTGCGCGGCCCGGACGCGGCCCGTCTACCTGGTTCTCGACCCGGGGCCGGTGTGCAACCTGCGCTGCCGGTTCTGCCCCACGGGCAACGGCGAGGGGGCGCTGGTCCGGGAGTTCCTCGCCCCGGAGACCTTCGCAAGGCTGGCGAAGAACCTCCCCCTCGACACGCTCTGCGAGGCGAATCTCTTCAACTGGGGCGAGCCGCTGCTCAATCCCCACCTGAACGGGTACATCCGGTTCTTCGCGGACCTGGGCATCCAGACGGTGGTCCACGCTAACTTCAGCGCGCGCGACTATGACGACGCGTGGCTCGAGGCGCTGGTCCGGTCGGGCCTGCACAGGTTTGTCGCCTCGGTGGACGGGGCCTCGCAGGAGACCTACGGCGCCTACCGGGTCGGGGGCGACTTCGACCGGGTCCTGCGCAATCTTTCGGGGCTGGTGCGGGCACGCGGCCGGCTCGGCATGACCACCCCGCAGGTGCGCTACAAGATGATCCTCAACCGGGTCAACCAGCACGAGGTCGAGACGGCAAGGCGGCTCGCGGAGTCCGCCGGGGCGGAGTTTGAGCTGCAGGAGGTCTTCGGCATGCCGGAGGCCTTCCGCGACGAGTGGCTTTCTGACAGCGCCCGGGAGAGGGGCGGCACCGGACTGGTGAGCGCGGTGGACGCCGGCGGACACGCCCCGGTGCCCACGGAGTGCCGGCAGATGTGGGACACGGTGGTCGTCAACGCCAACGGCGACATGCACGTCTGCTGCCAGGTGCACCGCCCGGGCTGCGCCGTGGGCAACCTCCTGCGGGACCCCTTCGAGGAGGTCTGGAACGGGGAGAAGATGCGGGCGCTGCGCGGGTTTGTGCTGAACGGCGGCCCCGCCCCCGGCTTCGAGAACTTCTGCGCCTCCTGCGCCTTTCTGTGCCATGCCTACCGCAGGGCGCAGGGGGAACCGGCCGGTCCCCGCGCGACTTGA